The Bryobacteraceae bacterium genome includes a window with the following:
- a CDS encoding cellobiose 2-epimerase, with the protein MWAAFLIAASIAAAQTPRPAELAPKLERMLMDNILPFWYPQTLDRQHGGYRLNHGERGEWLGDAPKALVTQARMVWFFARMARAGYGDRKQMLEAADHGYRFLMDRMRDPRHGGFYWRVDAAGSKPLAPKKHLYGQAFALYALSEFAMASGRRDVRDAAVQLFELLEEKAHDRQHGGYLEYFNEDWTLPPPDETGYMGVGSDLKLMNTHLHLMEAMTSFYRATGLPLARERLIELITIEGAAVVRHPWGACSDRHRRDWTPVLDGPGSRASYGHDLENIWLMEDALRAAGLPVQPWLGFFRHNFDYSMRFGWDARDGGFWDWGPLGKPAESRVKIWWVQAEALVSALTMYRLTGDAQYWNVFLKTWDFIERRMADSQNGEWWPQVDEKLKPSGRKAYEWKAAYHNGRAMIECLAILRGLP; encoded by the coding sequence ATGTGGGCCGCGTTCCTGATCGCCGCGTCCATCGCGGCGGCGCAGACGCCCAGGCCGGCTGAGCTCGCTCCGAAGCTCGAGCGGATGCTGATGGACAACATCCTGCCATTCTGGTACCCGCAGACGCTGGACCGCCAGCACGGCGGCTACAGGCTCAACCACGGCGAGCGCGGCGAGTGGCTCGGCGATGCGCCCAAGGCCCTGGTCACGCAGGCCCGCATGGTCTGGTTTTTCGCCCGCATGGCCCGCGCCGGCTATGGAGACAGGAAGCAGATGCTCGAGGCCGCCGATCACGGCTACCGCTTCCTGATGGACAGAATGCGCGATCCCCGCCACGGCGGCTTCTACTGGCGCGTCGACGCCGCGGGCTCGAAGCCGCTGGCCCCGAAGAAACATCTCTATGGCCAGGCGTTCGCTCTTTACGCGCTCAGCGAGTTCGCCATGGCCTCCGGCCGAAGGGACGTCCGCGACGCCGCCGTGCAGCTCTTCGAACTGCTCGAGGAGAAGGCGCATGACCGTCAGCACGGCGGCTACCTCGAGTACTTCAATGAAGACTGGACTCTGCCGCCCCCGGACGAGACCGGCTACATGGGCGTGGGCAGCGATCTGAAGCTGATGAACACGCACCTCCACCTGATGGAGGCGATGACATCCTTCTACCGCGCCACCGGGCTCCCGCTCGCCCGCGAGCGCCTGATCGAGCTCATCACCATTGAAGGCGCCGCCGTCGTGCGCCATCCGTGGGGCGCCTGTTCCGACCGCCACCGCAGAGACTGGACGCCCGTTCTCGACGGTCCCGGCAGCCGCGCCAGCTACGGTCACGATCTCGAGAACATCTGGCTGATGGAAGACGCCCTGCGCGCCGCCGGCTTGCCGGTTCAACCGTGGCTCGGCTTCTTCCGCCACAACTTCGATTACTCGATGCGGTTTGGCTGGGATGCGCGCGACGGGGGATTCTGGGATTGGGGCCCGTTGGGCAAGCCCGCCGAAAGCCGCGTGAAAATCTGGTGGGTCCAGGCGGAAGCCCTCGTGAGCGCGTTGACCATGTACCGGCTCACCGGCGACGCTCAATACTGGAACGTCTTCCTCAAGACCTGGGATTTCATCGAACGCCGCATGGCCGACAGCCAGAACGGCGAATGGTGGCCGCAGGTGGACGAGAAGCTCAAGCCTTCCGGCCGCAAGGCCTATGAATGGAAGGCCGCCTACCACAACGGCCGCGCCATGATCGAGTGCCTCGCCATCCTCAGGGGGCTGCCATGA
- a CDS encoding endonuclease yields the protein MRLFFFRVALVLASLCVPAETLRVMTFNVRYPNPGDGANAWPARRDLLVETIRSRQPDVIGTQELFYEQGQYIVEKLPGYAWFGLSRRGNHEDEHMGVFYRKDRLRVVASGDFWLSATPEKPGSISWNMSLPRMATWAVFEIAGSGKRFRYFNTHFAHRREDERARLNSAKLLACRIELLDAEEAVVLTGDFNAPAGGAVHEALTRLLRDAWTEAAERKGPEDTFHGFTGKPRPGRIDWILYRAPWKAVSAETVTDRRGDVFPSDHYPVLAVFEIP from the coding sequence ATGCGTCTCTTCTTCTTCCGGGTGGCTCTCGTCCTCGCGAGCCTGTGCGTGCCCGCTGAAACGCTGCGCGTGATGACGTTCAATGTCCGCTACCCGAACCCGGGCGACGGCGCCAATGCATGGCCCGCGCGCCGGGATCTGCTGGTGGAAACGATCCGGTCCCGGCAGCCGGACGTGATCGGAACGCAGGAACTGTTCTACGAGCAGGGGCAGTACATTGTCGAGAAGCTGCCCGGATACGCCTGGTTCGGGCTGAGCCGGCGCGGCAACCACGAGGACGAGCACATGGGCGTGTTTTACCGCAAGGACCGGCTGCGCGTGGTGGCAAGCGGGGATTTCTGGCTGTCCGCGACGCCGGAAAAACCGGGCAGCATTTCGTGGAACATGAGCCTGCCGCGCATGGCGACGTGGGCGGTTTTCGAGATTGCCGGAAGCGGAAAGCGGTTCCGGTATTTCAACACGCATTTCGCGCACCGCCGCGAGGACGAGCGGGCGAGGCTGAACAGCGCGAAGCTGCTCGCGTGCCGGATCGAGCTGCTGGATGCGGAGGAGGCGGTGGTGCTGACGGGCGATTTCAACGCGCCTGCGGGAGGCGCGGTGCACGAGGCGCTGACGCGGCTGCTGCGGGACGCCTGGACGGAAGCCGCGGAGCGCAAGGGGCCGGAAGATACTTTCCACGGGTTCACGGGCAAGCCGCGGCCGGGAAGGATCGACTGGATTCTCTACCGCGCTCCGTGGAAGGCGGTTTCGGCGGAGACGGTCACGGACCGCCGAGGGGACGTGTTCCCTTCGGACCACTACCCGGTGTTGGCTGTCTTCGAGATTCCGTAG
- a CDS encoding alpha/beta hydrolase, with product MIACTGKPDGAGIHYTAAGSGPVTIVLIHGWTCDHTFWDGQIPALKQRYRVLAVDLPGHGRSGRAPDYTMKRFARAVHEVLEKEKVQKAVLAGHSMGGAVMLEFARLYPEKVLAIIGVDAFFPAPGTTGPLEARAARFEGSGGLEERARMIRGMFPAATPPEVRAKIESVMLAAPAEVAAGAMRGLADPAVWREDVIDAPFLQIAAATSTYITEEELRRRFPRAELVRVPDTGHFLHMEKPDEVNRILLEWLSRQGL from the coding sequence ATGATTGCTTGCACCGGCAAGCCGGACGGGGCCGGGATCCACTACACCGCTGCCGGAAGCGGACCGGTGACGATCGTGCTGATCCACGGCTGGACGTGCGACCACACGTTCTGGGACGGGCAGATCCCCGCCCTGAAGCAACGGTACCGCGTGCTGGCGGTGGATCTGCCTGGGCATGGGCGCAGCGGCAGGGCGCCGGACTACACGATGAAGCGCTTTGCCCGCGCAGTGCACGAAGTGCTGGAGAAGGAGAAAGTGCAGAAAGCCGTCCTCGCCGGCCACTCCATGGGCGGGGCGGTGATGCTCGAATTCGCGCGGCTGTATCCGGAGAAGGTGCTGGCGATCATCGGCGTGGACGCGTTCTTTCCGGCGCCGGGCACGACGGGACCTTTGGAGGCGCGCGCGGCGAGGTTTGAAGGCTCCGGCGGGCTCGAAGAGCGGGCGCGGATGATCCGCGGGATGTTCCCTGCAGCGACGCCGCCTGAAGTGAGGGCGAAAATCGAATCGGTGATGCTCGCGGCGCCGGCGGAAGTGGCTGCTGGAGCGATGCGGGGACTGGCCGATCCCGCCGTCTGGAGAGAGGACGTGATCGACGCGCCGTTCCTGCAGATCGCCGCCGCGACCAGCACGTACATCACGGAAGAAGAGCTGCGGAGGCGGTTTCCGCGGGCTGAGCTCGTGCGCGTGCCGGACACCGGCCACTTCCTGCACATGGAGAAGCCGGACGAGGTGAACCGGATTCTGCTCGAGTGGCTGTCCCGGCAGGGGCTGTGA
- a CDS encoding nitroreductase: MDRRDLVAMMGLSTGLQAVEQNRIELPPARTEGRMAVERALQLRRSVRNYSRAAVTLAETAQLLWAAQGITGRGGYRTAPSAGALYPLETFLCAGRVDSLAAGVYKYRPDRHDLIRLAEGDLRRELASAALGQAWIREAPLTIAFAAVFRRITGRYQQRGIRYAWMEAGHAAQNVLLEAVAMGLGGVPVGAFDDRAVQRILRMGGDEEPLYLIAAGRR; encoded by the coding sequence ATGGATCGCAGAGATCTCGTGGCGATGATGGGGCTCTCCACCGGATTGCAGGCGGTGGAGCAGAACCGGATTGAACTCCCTCCGGCGCGGACGGAAGGGCGCATGGCCGTGGAGCGTGCGCTGCAGCTGCGCCGCTCTGTGAGGAACTATTCGCGGGCAGCTGTCACGCTCGCGGAGACGGCGCAGCTGCTGTGGGCGGCGCAGGGGATCACCGGACGGGGCGGCTACCGCACGGCGCCGAGCGCGGGAGCGCTGTATCCGCTGGAGACGTTCCTGTGTGCGGGGCGCGTGGACTCGCTGGCGGCGGGCGTGTACAAATACCGCCCGGACCGGCACGATCTGATCCGGCTGGCGGAAGGCGACCTGCGAAGGGAGCTGGCGTCAGCGGCGCTGGGGCAGGCGTGGATCCGCGAGGCGCCGCTGACCATTGCGTTCGCTGCCGTGTTCCGGCGCATCACGGGGCGTTACCAGCAGAGGGGCATCCGCTATGCGTGGATGGAAGCGGGCCATGCGGCGCAGAACGTGCTGCTCGAGGCGGTGGCGATGGGGCTGGGCGGCGTGCCCGTCGGCGCGTTCGACGACCGCGCCGTGCAGCGCATCCTGCGCATGGGCGGCGACGAGGAGCCGCTGTACCTGATCGCCGCAGGGCGCCGGTAA
- the yieL gene encoding hypothetical protein, giving the protein MLPRPALLVTSVIVLSFMTAAQPPQGPPQPQVQSPEILEGNRVAFRILAPKASEVRLVGTDIPGNQKGAPLTKGDNGVWEVVLGPIDPGAYRYFFLVDGVPVVDPRNPITSESNNNSWSLVHIPGAAFMDTGDVPHGAVAAVHYYSSVLRRFRRMHVYTPPGYELGGGKYPVFYLLHGAGDSDNSWSTVGRAGFILDNLIAAKKAKPMIVVMPAGHTSRAPRMPGSQSADEFPQEFMKDIVPYIEKHYRVIPNRASRAIAGLSMGGAHTLNIAIPNLAQFGYIGVYSSGIFGIVPRPNMPPQQGPSWEERNKAALEDAKARQGLKLFWFATGTEDFLLETSRASVELFKKYGFPVEYKETGGGHTWIVWRNYLHEFAQKLF; this is encoded by the coding sequence ATGCTTCCCCGTCCTGCACTGCTTGTCACGTCCGTCATCGTGCTCTCTTTCATGACGGCTGCCCAGCCGCCCCAGGGTCCTCCCCAGCCCCAGGTTCAGTCGCCCGAGATTCTTGAGGGCAACAGGGTGGCGTTCCGGATCCTTGCGCCCAAAGCCTCCGAGGTGCGCCTCGTCGGCACCGACATCCCCGGCAACCAGAAAGGCGCTCCGCTGACGAAGGGCGACAATGGCGTCTGGGAAGTCGTCCTCGGTCCCATCGACCCCGGCGCCTACCGCTACTTCTTCCTCGTGGACGGCGTCCCCGTTGTCGATCCGCGCAACCCGATCACCAGCGAATCGAACAACAATTCCTGGAGCCTTGTCCACATTCCCGGCGCAGCCTTCATGGACACGGGCGATGTTCCGCACGGTGCAGTGGCTGCAGTGCACTACTATTCGTCGGTGCTCAGGCGCTTCCGCCGCATGCACGTCTACACGCCGCCCGGATATGAACTCGGCGGAGGCAAGTACCCCGTGTTTTACCTGCTGCACGGCGCTGGCGATTCCGACAACTCCTGGAGCACGGTCGGCCGCGCGGGATTCATTCTCGACAACCTCATCGCCGCGAAGAAAGCGAAGCCGATGATCGTCGTCATGCCCGCCGGCCACACCAGCCGCGCTCCGCGCATGCCCGGCTCGCAGTCTGCCGACGAATTCCCGCAGGAATTCATGAAAGACATCGTCCCCTACATCGAGAAGCACTACCGCGTCATCCCCAACCGCGCCAGCCGCGCCATCGCCGGCCTCTCGATGGGCGGCGCCCACACGCTGAACATCGCCATCCCGAACCTGGCCCAGTTCGGTTACATCGGCGTCTACAGCTCGGGCATCTTCGGCATCGTCCCGCGCCCCAACATGCCGCCCCAGCAGGGACCGTCCTGGGAGGAGCGCAACAAGGCCGCCCTGGAAGATGCGAAAGCCCGCCAGGGCCTCAAGCTGTTCTGGTTCGCCACCGGCACGGAAGACTTCCTGCTGGAAACCAGCCGCGCCTCTGTCGAGCTCTTCAAGAAATACGGCTTCCCCGTCGAGTACAAAGAAACCGGCGGCGGCCACACGTGGATCGTCTGGCGCAACTACCTCCACGAATTCGCCCAGAAACTCTTCTAA
- a CDS encoding nodulation protein, translating to MIIVGLGGLQKDAACAVLKEGELVSAVEQQKAAPRHVRGDLPVEAITAALEVAGARGGEVETVALARPLGEGHRARHIHLELRRLFPKARVVSVDHHRAHAASAYYASPFNRATVVAMDNVGDFRCGSRWRAEGADLSLEAEMSYPDSLGDLYSRVTELLGFRPMLEEHKVQWMSASGEPKYAAVFREILRQDASGFRADSAWFDMDRREAGGFGARFYQALGLADGAEIPASMRPDLAASIQSAAESIVMDFAGSGGNLCLAGGLALNALLVAALERSGRWDNVFVQPAAGNSGTAIGAAYHAWHRTHGRTERRPMRTLCLGPEFSSEQIKKVLENCKLRFRFLPTREELLAAAVDQLSQDKIVAWMQGRMEFGPRALGNRSILASPLDPYSTENLNVYIKHREAFRKFAASVPAEAAGEYFDTGANARFLATVSRVRQKHRKTFEAAILGGDWIRVHVVAQDENPLFHRLLIEWGKRTGLPVLYNTSFNLFGDPLVCTPRDAVRSFYSSGIDAMIAGHFLLEK from the coding sequence ATGATCATCGTCGGTTTGGGAGGACTGCAGAAGGACGCCGCCTGCGCCGTCCTGAAAGAGGGCGAGCTCGTCTCCGCCGTCGAACAGCAGAAGGCTGCGCCGCGCCACGTGCGCGGCGACCTGCCTGTGGAAGCCATCACGGCTGCGCTCGAAGTGGCCGGCGCCCGTGGCGGGGAAGTGGAAACCGTGGCCCTGGCGCGCCCGCTCGGCGAAGGCCACCGCGCCCGCCACATCCATCTCGAACTGCGCCGCCTCTTCCCCAAAGCGCGGGTCGTCAGCGTCGATCATCACCGCGCCCATGCAGCCTCGGCTTATTACGCCTCGCCGTTCAACCGCGCCACGGTGGTCGCCATGGACAACGTGGGCGATTTCCGTTGCGGCTCCCGGTGGCGCGCCGAAGGCGCGGATCTGTCTCTGGAAGCCGAGATGTCTTACCCCGACTCCCTCGGCGATCTCTACAGCCGCGTCACCGAGCTGCTCGGCTTCCGGCCGATGCTCGAAGAGCACAAAGTGCAGTGGATGTCGGCTTCCGGCGAGCCGAAGTATGCCGCCGTGTTCCGCGAGATCCTGCGCCAGGACGCCTCCGGATTCCGCGCCGACTCTGCCTGGTTCGATATGGACCGCCGCGAAGCCGGCGGCTTCGGCGCGCGCTTCTACCAGGCGCTCGGTCTTGCGGACGGCGCCGAGATCCCCGCGTCGATGCGCCCCGATCTCGCCGCCAGCATCCAGTCTGCGGCGGAATCGATCGTCATGGACTTCGCCGGCAGCGGGGGCAATCTCTGCCTTGCCGGCGGCCTCGCCCTCAACGCGCTTCTCGTGGCCGCGCTCGAGCGCAGCGGCCGCTGGGACAACGTTTTCGTGCAGCCCGCCGCCGGCAACAGCGGCACGGCCATCGGCGCCGCCTACCACGCCTGGCACCGCACGCACGGGCGCACGGAGCGCCGCCCCATGCGGACCCTCTGCCTCGGCCCCGAATTTTCCTCCGAGCAGATCAAAAAGGTGCTCGAAAACTGCAAACTCCGCTTCCGCTTCCTGCCCACGCGGGAGGAGCTGCTGGCCGCTGCCGTCGATCAGCTTTCGCAGGACAAAATCGTCGCCTGGATGCAGGGACGCATGGAGTTCGGCCCGCGGGCTCTCGGCAACCGTTCCATCCTCGCTTCGCCGCTCGACCCTTACTCCACCGAGAACCTCAACGTCTACATCAAGCACCGCGAGGCTTTCCGCAAGTTCGCCGCCTCCGTCCCCGCTGAAGCCGCCGGCGAATACTTCGACACCGGCGCCAACGCCCGCTTCCTCGCCACGGTCAGCCGCGTCCGGCAGAAACACCGCAAAACGTTCGAAGCCGCCATTCTCGGCGGAGACTGGATCCGCGTCCACGTCGTGGCACAGGACGAAAACCCGCTGTTCCACCGCCTGCTCATCGAGTGGGGCAAGCGCACCGGTCTGCCCGTGCTCTACAACACCAGCTTCAATCTCTTCGGCGACCCGCTCGTCTGCACCCCGCGCGATGCCGTGCGCAGCTTCTACTCCTCGGGCATCGACGCCATGATCGCCGGCCACTTCCTGCTGGAAAAGTAA
- the glnS gene encoding glutamine--tRNA ligase — MPEENASNSGAEPRPSNFIRDIILRDLETGKYGGRVHTRFPPEPNGYLHIGHAKSICLNFGLAREFGGKCNLRFDDTNPCKEEVEYVEAIQEDVRWLGFEWDGLYYASDYFEQLYEWAKDLIRKGKAYVCDLSAEEVRQYRGTLTEPGRESPYRNRSVEENLDLFERMRNGEFPDGSRTLRAKIDMASPNLNMRDPVMYRILHASHHRTGDKWCIYPTYDYAHGQSDSIEGITHSICTLEFEDHRPLYDWFIRELGIYAPQQIEFDRLNLTYTVLSKRRLLRLVETGFVRGWDDPRMPTLSGMRRRGYTPEAIRTFCSRIGVSKTNGIVELGLLEHCLREDLNRRAPRVMAVLRPVKLVIDNYPEGQVEQMEAVNNPEDPDAGTRLVPFSRELWIESDDFRETPPKGYYRLYPGNEVRLRYGYIVRCTGCVKDAQGNVIEVHCTYDPETRGGNTPDGRKVKSTIHWVSVAHAFDAEVRLYDTLFTKPDPDDAEPGKDWTSNLNPNSLEVLEGCKMEPSLAAARPGDRFQFERLGYFCVDPDTTPDRMVFNRTVGLRDTWAKVEKKLNTGQA; from the coding sequence TCGGGCACGCCAAGAGCATCTGCCTCAATTTCGGCCTCGCCCGCGAGTTCGGCGGCAAGTGCAACCTCCGCTTCGACGACACCAATCCCTGCAAGGAAGAGGTCGAGTACGTCGAAGCCATCCAGGAAGACGTCCGCTGGCTCGGCTTCGAGTGGGACGGGCTGTACTACGCCTCCGACTACTTCGAGCAGCTCTACGAGTGGGCCAAAGACCTCATCCGCAAAGGCAAGGCCTACGTCTGCGACCTCAGCGCCGAGGAGGTCCGCCAGTACCGCGGCACGCTCACCGAACCCGGCCGCGAGAGCCCTTACCGCAACCGCAGCGTCGAGGAGAACCTCGACCTCTTCGAGCGCATGCGCAACGGCGAGTTCCCCGACGGCTCCCGCACCCTCCGCGCAAAGATCGACATGGCCTCGCCCAACCTGAACATGCGCGACCCGGTGATGTACCGCATCCTCCATGCCTCGCATCACCGCACGGGCGACAAGTGGTGCATCTACCCGACCTACGATTACGCCCACGGCCAGTCGGACTCGATCGAAGGAATCACGCACTCCATCTGCACGCTCGAGTTTGAAGATCACCGCCCGCTCTACGACTGGTTCATCCGCGAGCTCGGCATCTACGCCCCGCAGCAGATCGAGTTCGACCGCCTCAATCTCACCTACACCGTCCTCAGCAAGCGCCGCCTGCTGCGGCTGGTGGAGACCGGCTTCGTGCGCGGCTGGGACGACCCGCGCATGCCCACGCTCAGCGGCATGCGCCGCCGCGGCTACACGCCGGAAGCCATCCGCACGTTCTGCAGCCGCATCGGCGTGTCCAAGACCAACGGCATTGTGGAGCTCGGACTGCTCGAGCACTGCCTGCGGGAGGATCTCAACCGGCGCGCGCCGCGCGTCATGGCCGTGCTCCGCCCGGTGAAGCTCGTCATCGACAACTATCCCGAGGGCCAGGTCGAGCAGATGGAGGCGGTCAACAACCCCGAAGATCCGGACGCCGGCACGCGGCTCGTTCCCTTCTCGCGCGAACTCTGGATCGAAAGCGACGATTTCCGCGAAACGCCTCCCAAAGGCTACTACCGCCTCTATCCGGGCAACGAAGTGCGCCTGCGGTACGGCTACATCGTCCGCTGCACCGGCTGCGTGAAAGACGCGCAGGGCAACGTCATCGAAGTGCACTGCACATACGACCCGGAGACGCGCGGCGGCAACACGCCGGACGGCCGCAAGGTGAAATCCACCATCCACTGGGTCAGCGTCGCCCACGCCTTCGACGCCGAAGTCCGGCTCTACGACACGCTCTTCACCAAGCCCGATCCTGACGACGCCGAGCCCGGCAAGGACTGGACCTCGAACCTCAACCCCAACTCGCTCGAGGTTCTTGAGGGCTGCAAGATGGAGCCCTCGCTCGCCGCCGCCAGACCCGGCGACCGCTTCCAGTTCGAGCGGCTCGGCTACTTCTGCGTGGATCCTGACACCACGCCGGACCGCATGGTCTTCAACCGCACCGTCGGGCTGCGCGACACGTGGGCCAAAGTGGAGAAGAAGCTGAACACGGGGCAAGCATGA